A genome region from Carya illinoinensis cultivar Pawnee chromosome 2, C.illinoinensisPawnee_v1, whole genome shotgun sequence includes the following:
- the LOC122301772 gene encoding uncharacterized protein LOC122301772 → MWWASYQFTGTPSFILAGKLKVLKNDLRKWNLEVFRNINDQQNKLFMELQQFDEKEVERTLLDNDRARKLTVVTELEKVTTMEEIMWRQKSRALWLKEWDRSTKFFHRIANSHRRNNVIEVLHTDGRVLLGRDVIKERIVQFYEKLLTEQYTWRPKVDGLAFDSIDHSSAAWLERPFDENESLNASFITLIPKRVRLVKVNDFRPISSISGVYKIISKVLVKRLSEVLEKIILKSQNAFVKGRYDFGERWCQWIKHCITIARFSVLVNGTPEGFFNSCRGLRQGDPISPLLFILVMDVLIRMLRRAVEGGFLSGFTVGGSTHASLTVSHLLFANDTLIFCDPDQEQFLSL, encoded by the exons ATGTGGTGGGCATCTTACCAGTTCACAGGCACTCCTAGCTTTATACTAGCTGGGAAactaaaagttttgaaaaatgatctaAGAAAATGGAACCTGGAAGTCTTCAGGAACATCAATGACCAGCAGAACAAACTCTTCATGGAACTACaacaatttgatgaaaaagaagtAGAAAGGACATTATTAGATAATGATAGGGCAAGAAAATTGACTGTTGTTACTGAACTAGAAAAAGTTACTACTATGGAGGAGATTAtgtggagacaaaaatcacgGGCCCTTTGGTTGAAAGAATGGGATAGGagcacaaagttttttcatagAATTGCAAATTCCCATCGAAGAAATAATGTCATAGAGGTCCTCCATACGGATGGCAGAGTTTTACTGGGTAGAGATGTCATTAAGGAGCGTATTGTCCAATTTTATGAGAAGCTTTTGACAGAGCAATACACTTGGAGGCCCAAGGTTGACGGACTAGCCTTTGATTCTATTGACCACTCAAGCGCggcttggttggagaggccttttgatgAAAACGAG AGCCTTAATGCTTCTTTCATCACCCTCATTCCCAAGAGGGTACGGTTGGTGAAAGTGAATGATTTCCGTCCCATAAGTTCGATAAGTGGGGTCTACAAGATCATTTCCAAAGTTTTAGTAAAGCGGTTGAGCGAAGTCTTGGAGAAGATCATTTTGAAAtcccaaaatgcttttgtgaaaGGAAG GTACGACTTTGGGGAACGATGGTGCCAGTGGATAAAGCACTGTATTACAATAGCCAGATTCTCTGTTTTGGTCAATGGCACTCCTGAAGGCTTTTTCAACAGTTGTcggggtttgagacaaggggatcctatcTCCCCGCTATTATTTATTCTTGTCATGGATGTGCTGATTAGAATGCTGAGAAGGGCGGTGGAAGGGGGTTTTCTCTCTGGTTTCACGGTGGGCGGTTCCACACATGCCAGCTTGACAGTCTCCCACCTTCTCTTCGCCAATGATACATTGATTTTCTGTGACCCAGACCAGGAACAGTTCCTCTCTTTATGA
- the LOC122301773 gene encoding uncharacterized protein LOC122301773, which translates to MDSQQVVISVVYAKCNHVERRELWRLLQLDAVQDAPQLCLGDFNIICGEEEHRGGRPRLRVAIDEFNEFIDNCGLVDMKAVGSKFSWCNGQRGLARSWSKIDRCLMNVVAAGVFPDALCKYMARTISDHAPLSFVFKNLGHRYGPSSFKFQQMWVSHSNFWEVVNDTWRHSIETMGLRGLATKLKRVKIVLKDWNHRVFGHTKTKIQELESKIEQLESQLHEGFSKDTEQVLLEAKEDLAVWMKREKTRLSQQVKLRWMEKGEASAQFFKTFVSLNKPFVQDMRCPNGTCLNSPEDIHSGAVDYFSSFLQARASRVLPDLSHLVQNSIFEEENANLLQFPSIQEVKEAMFSIPVDSSPGPDGFGSGFYRACWDIVEADVVAAVRELFLGTPMPRFYSASYIVLIPKMQRPTSFDKFRPISLCSVVYKAFSKILVRRLSPVLNRIISSEQGAFLPG; encoded by the coding sequence ATGGATTCTCAGCAGGTTGTTATTTCTGTGGTGTATGCTAAATGTAATCATGTAGAAAGACGGGAGCTTTGGAGATTGTTGCAACTTGATGCAGTACAAGATGCACCTCAGTTATGCctaggtgattttaatattatttgtggGGAGGAGGAACATCGTGGTGGTAGACCGAGATTGCGAGTTGCCATTGATGAATTTAATGAGTTTATTGATAACTGTGGTCTCGTTGATATGAAAGCTGTGGGGAGTAAATTCTCATGGTGTAATGGTCAGAGGGGACTAGCTCGGAGTTGGTCGAAAATAGATAGATGTTTAATGAATGTTGTGGCTGCAGGTGTTTTTCCGGACGCTTTATGTAAATATATGGCACGGACAATTTCTGATCATGCCCCGTTGTCCTTTGTGTTTAAGAATTTGGGGCATCGCTATGGTCCTtcctcctttaaatttcagcaaatgtgggtgTCTCATAGTAACTTTTGGGAGGTGGTTAATGATACTTGGAGGCATTCGATTGAGACTATGGGTCTTCGTGGCCTTGCTACTAAGTTAAAGAGAGTGAAAATAGTCTTAAAGGACTGGAATCATCGTGTTTTTGGTCATACGAAGACAAAGATCCAAGAATTGGAGAGTAAAATTGAACAGTTAGAAAGCCAACTCCATGAGGGTTTTTCAAAAGATACAGAGCAAGTTTTATTGGAGGCCAAGGAAGATCTTGCAGTTtggatgaaaagagaaaaaacaagGCTTTCACAGCAGGTGAAGCTTAGGTGGATGGAGAAAGGAGAGGCCTCGGCTcagttttttaaaacttttgttTCTCTTAATAAACCTTTTGTGCAGGATATGAGGTGTCCAAATGGGACGTGTTTAAATTCTCCGGAAGATATTCATTCAGGTGCTGTGGATTATTTCAGTTCTTTTCTTCAGGCGCGTGCTTCAAGAGTTCTGCCTGACTTGTCACATTTGGTgcaaaattctatttttgaGGAGGAAAATGCTAATCTCCTCCAGTTCCCTTCAATCCAAGAGGTTAAAGAGGCTATGTTTTCTATTCCTGTGGATAGTAGCCCGGGTCCAGATGGTTTTGGATCTGGATTCTATAGGGCATGTTGGGATATTGTTGAAGCTGACGTCGTGGCAGCGGTTCGGGAATTGTTCCTTGGCACTCCAATGCCGAGGTTTTACTCTGCGTCTTACAttgttctcattccaaaaatgCAGCGGCCTACTAGTTTTGATAAGTTCCGCCCTATCAGTTTATGTTCAGTGGTGTATAAAGCTTTTTCCAAGATCCTGGTTAGAAGATTATCTCCTGTTCTTAACAGAATCATCTCTTCAGAACAAGGTGCTTTTCTTCCTGGGTGA